One segment of Meriones unguiculatus strain TT.TT164.6M chromosome 3, Bangor_MerUng_6.1, whole genome shotgun sequence DNA contains the following:
- the Naa11 gene encoding N-alpha-acetyltransferase 11 — protein sequence MNIRNARPDDLMNMQHCNLLCLPENYQMKYYFYHGLSWPQLSYIAEDEDGKIVGYVLAKMEEDPDDVPHGHITSLAVKRSHRRLGLAQKLMDQASRAMIENFSAKYVSLHVRKSNRAALHLYSNTLNFQVSEVEPKYYADGEDAYAMKRDLSQMADELRRQLVLKRGRYVVLGPQEDQEDQDSTLPGAEEACQPENPNAEDSGSNSTDAQDSSEDLDSTS from the coding sequence ATGAACATCCGCAATGCCCGGCCCGACGACCTGATGAACATGCAGCACTGCAACCTGCTCTGCCTGCCCGAGAACTACCAGATGAAGTACTACTTCTACCACGGCCTGTCGTGGCCGCAGCTCTCCTACATCGCTGAGGACGAGGACGGCAAGATAGTGGGCTATGTCCTGGCCAAGATGGAGGAGGACCCGGACGATGTCCCCCACGGCCACATCACCTCGCTGGCCGTGAAGCGCTCGCACCGGCGCCTCGGCCTGGCTCAGAAGCTGATGGACCAGGCCTCACGGGCGATGATCGAGAACTTCAGTGCCAAGTACGTGTCCCTGCACGTCAGGAAGAGCAACAGGGCGGCCCTGCACCTGTATTCTAACACCCTCAACTTCCAGGTTAGTGAGGTGGAACCCAAGTACTATGCCGATGGTGAAGATGCTTACGCCATGAAACGGGATCTCTCACAGATGGCAGATGAGCTGAGGAGGCAGCTGGTGCTGAAAAGGGGCAGATATGTGGTTCTGGGGccccaggaggaccaggaggaccaggacagcACACTTCCTGGTGCGGAAGAGGCCTGTCAGCCGGAGAACCCCAATGCCGAAGACAGTGGCAGCAACAGCACTGATGCCCAGGACAGCTCAGAGGACTTGGATTCCACCTCCTAG